In Epinephelus lanceolatus isolate andai-2023 chromosome 13, ASM4190304v1, whole genome shotgun sequence, the following are encoded in one genomic region:
- the lnc.lemp gene encoding mitoregulin: MAEVSERTLQVAVVLSFAAGFVAGWQANRMRRKFLDWRKKRLQDKLSETQKKLDLA, encoded by the coding sequence ATGGCTGAAGTGTCGGAGAGGACGCTGCAGGTGGCCGTCGTGTTGTCCTTCGCTGCCGGCTTCGTGGCGGGCTGGCAGGCCAACAGGATGAGGAGGAAGTTCCTGGACTGGAGGAAGAAACGGCTCCAAGACAAACTGTCAGAGACTCAGAAGAAGCTGGACCTGGCATGA
- the scml4 gene encoding sex comb on midleg-like protein 4: MRLRGRRDFNSPDSYLELAPPPPRPVSWLPGVLSKGVRLRLRLDRRDNQGRGCWQLVDLEAESQPVGQRLRSRASNTCTQSLMSSLSASSEMQTPALGPQFIAGPQGKVPGRKRGRPPIRKLEFQSHYVEPLSPLKVPKKRGRKPGFKLKPRMVMSPLANSPPSSTPEPELGSIPQDAAIVPHSATPQVLTAETSMPDDFLCDPPVDSKRYAVDPSDSAFNVMTSQYPPKQSYSYRGSSCSTPMGLCRQASSPGSFQEANRNVAYSSMPDSGECKRPAGKDPSRWGVEEVIWFIKDADPQALGPHVDAFRKHEIDGDALLLLKSEMMMKYLGLKLGPALKLCYHIDRLKQNRL, from the exons ATGAGACTGCGAGGCAGACGGGATTTCAACTCTCCTGACTCCTACCTGGAACtggcccctcctcctcctcgtcctgtCTCCTGGTTACCTGGTGTCCTCAGCAAGGGTGTGCGCCTTCGTCTGCGCTTGGATCGCCGTGACAACCAGGGGCGGGGCTGCTGGCAGCTGGTGGACTTGGAGGCGGAGTCACAGCCAGTCGGGCAGAGACTGAGGAGCCGGGCCTCCAACACTTGCACTCAAA GTCTGATGAGTTCCCTGTCTGCCAGCTCAGAGATGCAGACTCCAGCTCTCGGCCCCCAGTTCATCGCGGGGCCTCAGGGTAAGGTGCCGGGCAGGAAGAGAGGACGACCTCCCATCCGTAAGCTGGAGTTCCAGAGTCACTACGTTGAGCCTCTGTCACCTCTCAAGGTGCCGAAGAAGAGAGGCAGGAAGCCGGGGTTTAAG ctgaagCCCAGGATGGTGATGTCCCCACTCGCTAACTCTCCTCCCAGCAGCACACCAGAACCTGAGCTGGGCTCCATCCCACAGGATGCTGCGATTGTCCCACACTCTGCCACACCACAGGTCCTAACAG CTGAGACATCGATGCCTGATGACTTCTTATGTGACCCACCAGTGGACTCCAAGCGCTACGCTGTAGATCCCAGTGACTCCGCCTTCAACGTCATGACATCACAGTACCCACCAAAGCAGTCCTACAGTTACCGTGGCAGCAGCTGCTCCACCCCAATGGGCCTGTGCAGACAAGCGTCCAGCCCGGGAAGCTTCCAGGAAGCAAACAGGAATG TAGCTTACAGTTCGATGCCAGACTCTGGAGAGTGCAAGCGTCCTGCTGGTAAGGACCCGTCCAGGTGGGGAGTGGAGGAGGTCATCTGGTTCATCAAAGATGCTGACCCCCAAGCCCTGGGACCCCACGTTGATGCATTCAGGAAGCAT GAGATAGACGGAGATGCTCTGCTCCTGCTGAAAAGcgagatgatgatgaagtatcTGGGACTGAAGCTGGGACCTGCTCTTAAACTCTGTTACCACATCGACAGGCTCAAACAGAATCGGTTGTGA